A window of Stenotrophomonas indicatrix genomic DNA:
TGCGGGCTATCGCTCATGCGGGCTCACTGGCTGGGGGGCGGCGAGATGCTGCTGGGGGACACGCCCCTGAGTCAGGGGCTGCCGCGAAGCGGCGGGGTCTGGAGACTCGTAAAGCGGCGCCCATGATCTGCCGAAGCAGATCATGGGAGCGCCAGCGCGAATGCGCCGGCGCCTACCCGGCCAGCGGCCGGCACTACCGTAATCCGGCTGCGCCGGATTACTTGACGCGCGAGGAGTACTCGCCCGAACGGGTGTCGACCTTGATGATTTCATCCTGGTTGACGAACAGCGGCACGCGCACCACGGCGCCGGTTTCCAGGGTGGCCGGCTTGCCGCCGCCGCCCGAGGTGTCACCGCGGACGCCCGGATCGGTCTCGGTGATCTTCAGTTCAACGAAATTCGGCGGCTGCACGAAGATCGGCGAACCGTTGAACAGGGTCACGATGCAGGACTCCTCGCCCTTCAGCCACTTCTCGGCGCCGCCCATGCCGGCCTTGTCGGCCTGCACCTGCTCGAAGGTCTCCGGGTCCATGAAATGCCAGTACTCGCCGTCGCTGTACATGTAGTCCATGTTGGTATCGACCACATCGGCCACTTCCACGTCGTCGGTCGCCTTCATGGTCATTTCGACCGTGCGGCCCGACTTGATGAAGCGATAGCGCACGCGGGTGAAGGCCTGGCCCTTGCCCGGCTTGATGAACTCGGTCTCGGAGATGACGGCCGGTTCATTGTTGACCAGGATCTTCATCCCGTTCTTGACATCGTTCATGCCCGCAGTGGCCATGCTCAAGCTCCTCAAATGGCGAAACCGCCGCGCGTGCGGCGAGCCGGATAGAATGGAAAGCCCACCGGAACCCCGGCGGGCAACTGTTTATGTGTCCATGATAACCGCAGGCCCCCTCTCCATGCAGCTTTCCGCCTTCCCCCGGACCCAGTCGCCAAGCGCGCCCGCGCGCTGGCAGCAGCTGTGGCGGCAGGCCCTGCGCGACCCGCAGACGCTGCTGGCCCGGCTGGATCTGGATGCCGCGGCGCTGGGCGTATCGGAGGCGGCCATCGCCCAGTTCGCGCTGCGCGTGCCGGAGGGTTTCGTCGCCCGCATGCGCCGTGGCGACGCCCACGATCCGCTGCTGCGGCAGGTGTTGCCGATCGACGCCGAGATGCGCCCGGCGCCCGGGTTCAGCTTTGACGCGGTGGGCGACGGCGCGGCCAGAAAGGCCACCGGGGTCATCCAGAAATACCGTGGCCGGGCCCTGCTGGTGGCCACCGGCAGCTGTGCCATCAACTGCCGCTACTGCTTCCGCCGGCATTTCGACTATGGCGCCGAGAACGCCGCCAAGGGGGGCTGGCAGGAGGCCGTGGAGGCCATCGCCGCAGACCCGGACATCGATGAGGTGATCCTGTCCGGCGGCGACCCGCTGTCGCTGGCTACGCACAAGCTGGCCGAGCTGACCGATGCGCTGCGCCAGATCCCGCACATCCGCCGGTTGCGCATCCACACGCGCCTGCCGATCGTGCTGCCCGAGCGCGTGGACGAGGAACTGCTGGCCTGGCTGGGCAGCCTGCCGTGGCCACTGGCGATCGTGGTCCATGCCAACCACGCCAATGAATTCGACGCCAGCGTCGACATGGCGATGGCCCGCCTGCGTGGTATCGGCGCCCAGCTGCTGAACCAGGCGGTGCTGCTGCGCGGGGTCAACGACAGCGTGCAGGCCCTGCAGGACCTGAGCGAACGCAGCTTCGCCGCCGGCGTGCTGCCGTATTACCTGCACCAGTTGGATCGCGTCGAGGGCGTGGCCCACTTCGAAGTGGACGACATCCAGGCCAAGGCCCTGATTGCCGGCCTCACTGCCCGGCTGTCCGGCTACCTGGTGCCCAAGCTGGTCCGCGAACTGCCCGGCGACCCGAGCAAGCGCCCGCTGTAGCGCCTCACGCGCCCGATTCGATCATCCGCACCACTTCGGTGGCGGTGACCGGGTGGCTCAGCCGGTAGCCTTGACCCAGGTCGCAGCCACGCTGGGCCAGCAGCTCGAACTGGGCCTCCTGTTCGATACCCTCGGCCACCACCGTGATGCCCAGTGCGTGGGCCATGGCGATGATCGCCGTGGTCAGGGCCAGGTCGTCCGGGTCGCGCTGCATGTCGGCGACGAAGCTTTTGTCGATCTTGACGCCGTCCACCGGCACCTGCCGCAGGTGGCTGAGACCGGAGAAACCGGTGCCGAAGTCGTCCAGCCACACCTTCACCCCGGCCCGGTGCAGGCGGTCCAACAGCTGCGCGGCCAGCATCTCATCGCCGATCACCGCCGTCTCGGTCAGCTCCAGGTGCAGGCGCGAGGCCGGCAGGCCCGACTCCTGCAGGCACTGCGCAACCAACGCCGGCAGCTCCCCGCCGCGCAACTGCCGTGGCGACACATTGACCGAGACGAACAACTCGTCACCGGCCACGCCCCGCGGCCACTGCACCGCTTCCATGCAGGCAGCACGCAGCACCTTCGGACCGATGATCTCGATCAGGCCACTCTGCTCGGCCACCTCGATGAACACCGATGGCGGAATCGTGCCCAGCGTCGGGTGCTGCCAGCGCAGCAGCACTTCGACACCGACCATGCGGCGGTCACGCATGCGGAAGATCGGCTGGTAGGCCAGCCGCAGCTCGCCGCGCTCCCAGGCGCCACGCAGCTCCTGTTCCATGTGCACGCGCCGCTCGACCGCGTGATCCATGGCCCGGCTGTAATAGCGATAGCAGTTCTTGCCGGCCATCTTTGCCTGGTACATCGCGATGTCGCCGTTCTTCAGCAGCGTCGTCGCATCTGCGGCATCGTCGGGGAACAGGGTCACGCCGATCGAGGTGCCCAGGAACAGTTCCCTTCCCTGCACCACCAGCGGTTTGCCCAGCTCGCGCACCAGCACTTCGGCCAGCAACCGCGCATTGGCCGCAACATCGCCATCACCAACGAGGATCACGAATTCGTCGCCGCCGAACCGCGCCAGCACGGCATCGTCACCGCCGGCCTCGGTCACTGCGCGGCCGATGCGCTGGGCGAACTGCAGCAACGCCTCGTCGCCGGCCTCATGGCCCAGCGTGTCATTGACCCGCTTGAAATCATCGATATCGGCAAACAGCAGACCCAACCGGTGATTGGACGCACGTGCGGCCATCAATCGATGGTCCAGCGCCTCGCGGAACGCCAGGCGGTTGGTGAGCCCGGTCAAGGCGTCGGTGTAGGCCATGCGCCGCACTTCGCGATCGTGGCGGGCGATCGCATCACGCATGCGGGCAAAGCCGCGCACCAGTTCTCCGACTTCGTCGTCGCGGGTGTTTTCGCGCAGCGGCGCCTGGTAGTCGCCCGCTTCGATGCGCCGGGCGGCCGCGGCCAGCTCGCGGATCGGCGCCACCAGCGTGCGCTGTACGTACAGGATCACCACCACGCCGATCACCACCAGCAGGCCAAGCATCAGCAGCAGCCAGCCCAGATGCCGGCTTCCCATCTGCTGCAGCCGCTCACCGAGTGTCGCGTTGGCCGCCTGCTCACGCTGCAGCACTTCATCCAGTGCCATGCCGACGCGGACACCACCGATGCGCTGTTTGCCCATCCTGATCGGCATCGCGTTGTCGAGCACCGTGGGCGACTGCTGCACCACCAGCGACTGCGCGGCAACCGCCCCGGCCGCCAACGGATCGGTCATCGGCCGCCCGGATCCGGGCACTCCGGCCGAGCCGTCGTGGACCAGCCGCCCGCGGTCGTCGAACACCAGTACGTAGCGCACCACCGGCTGCCGCGAAATGCTGCGCACCAGCGCCCCGACCTGGTCCAGGTCGTTGTTGTGGAGCGGACCGGCAAGCGCATCGGACAGCTCGCGCACCATGGCCTCGCCACGGCTGCGCACGCTGCGGTCGAACAGTTCGTGGATGACGCCGTTGCTGAGCGACCTCACCTCGCCCTGCATCGCCGCCTGCCGCCCCAGCAGCACGGCCAGGATCGCCACCACCACCAGCATCGCCCCGCCCATCGCAAGCAGGAATCGGGCCTGCATCCCCGAGCCGAGCAACTTCATTCCACTTCCATCCGCACGCGCGTCGACCCTTGTTTCAAATCATCCCGCCACGGCTGCGCATGCGCATCGACGCGGCGGAAACCGGCAGCCCCCAACAACCCCTGCAACGCACCCTGCACCCGCCGAAGACAGACGACACCCGACAACCCGGCGGACGCCCGGCCTGATACCCCCGGCGCCGGTCCGGCACCCTGCCGGTCCACACTGCAAAGCGCATGATCCTGCGTCATCGCGAGTTGCCCCTCATCGCTGCCCAACGCCCCTTCTGTGAACCGGGCGCAGCATGCGCCGTCCCGGCCAGCAGGGCCAAGGCCAGGCGCAGCAGTTCCCCCTGCATTGCCCTACGCAGACCCGACACAAGCATCATCCCCCCGGGGTATCCGGACAGACTACCCGAAAAAATGAGACCGTCGTCAGCTGTCCTTGCCGTTCTTCTGCGCCAGCCGCGCCATGCGCTGGGTATCGGCCAGGATGCCGCGCAGCAGGCGCACTTCCTGCTCGCTGGGCTCGCTGCGCAGGAACAGGCGGCGCAGCTTGCGCATCGCCGACTCGGGCGCGCGTCCCTTGTGGAAATCGATCTCGTCCAGAGTCTCGCCAAGTTGGGCGAAGAAGCTCTCCATCTGATCGTGGCTGGCAACCTGCTCGCGGTTGTCCGGCTCTGTCGCAGCCACCGGCTGTGCGCCCAGCAGCTGCATGCGCACCTCATAGGCCAGCACCTGCACTGCGGCGGCCAGGTTGAGCGAGCTGAACTCCGGGTCGGACGGAATGTGCACGGCGGCATGGCACAGCTGCAGCTCCTCGTTGGTCAGGCCGGTACGCTCGCGACCGAACACCAGCGCCACCTCGGCACCCTCGCTGGCCTTGGCCACTGCGCGGGCGGCGGCATCTGCCGGCAGGAACTCCTCCAGCTGGACCCGGCGCGCACGTGCGGTGCACCCCAGCACGAAGCGGCAGTCGGCCACGGCTTCGGCCAGCGTGGCCACCACCGGTGCGTCGCCGAGCACGTCCTCGGCACCGGCCGAGCGCCGGAAGGCCTCTTCATCAAGCGGCTTCTCCGGCGCCACCAGCACCAGGCGGGCCAGGCCCATGGTCTTCAGGGCACGGGCGGCGGCCCCC
This region includes:
- the efp gene encoding elongation factor P, which translates into the protein MATAGMNDVKNGMKILVNNEPAVISETEFIKPGKGQAFTRVRYRFIKSGRTVEMTMKATDDVEVADVVDTNMDYMYSDGEYWHFMDPETFEQVQADKAGMGGAEKWLKGEESCIVTLFNGSPIFVQPPNFVELKITETDPGVRGDTSGGGGKPATLETGAVVRVPLFVNQDEIIKVDTRSGEYSSRVK
- a CDS encoding putative bifunctional diguanylate cyclase/phosphodiesterase is translated as MKLLGSGMQARFLLAMGGAMLVVVAILAVLLGRQAAMQGEVRSLSNGVIHELFDRSVRSRGEAMVRELSDALAGPLHNNDLDQVGALVRSISRQPVVRYVLVFDDRGRLVHDGSAGVPGSGRPMTDPLAAGAVAAQSLVVQQSPTVLDNAMPIRMGKQRIGGVRVGMALDEVLQREQAANATLGERLQQMGSRHLGWLLLMLGLLVVIGVVVILYVQRTLVAPIRELAAAARRIEAGDYQAPLRENTRDDEVGELVRGFARMRDAIARHDREVRRMAYTDALTGLTNRLAFREALDHRLMAARASNHRLGLLFADIDDFKRVNDTLGHEAGDEALLQFAQRIGRAVTEAGGDDAVLARFGGDEFVILVGDGDVAANARLLAEVLVRELGKPLVVQGRELFLGTSIGVTLFPDDAADATTLLKNGDIAMYQAKMAGKNCYRYYSRAMDHAVERRVHMEQELRGAWERGELRLAYQPIFRMRDRRMVGVEVLLRWQHPTLGTIPPSVFIEVAEQSGLIEIIGPKVLRAACMEAVQWPRGVAGDELFVSVNVSPRQLRGGELPALVAQCLQESGLPASRLHLELTETAVIGDEMLAAQLLDRLHRAGVKVWLDDFGTGFSGLSHLRQVPVDGVKIDKSFVADMQRDPDDLALTTAIIAMAHALGITVVAEGIEQEAQFELLAQRGCDLGQGYRLSHPVTATEVVRMIESGA
- the epmB gene encoding EF-P beta-lysylation protein EpmB — protein: MITAGPLSMQLSAFPRTQSPSAPARWQQLWRQALRDPQTLLARLDLDAAALGVSEAAIAQFALRVPEGFVARMRRGDAHDPLLRQVLPIDAEMRPAPGFSFDAVGDGAARKATGVIQKYRGRALLVATGSCAINCRYCFRRHFDYGAENAAKGGWQEAVEAIAADPDIDEVILSGGDPLSLATHKLAELTDALRQIPHIRRLRIHTRLPIVLPERVDEELLAWLGSLPWPLAIVVHANHANEFDASVDMAMARLRGIGAQLLNQAVLLRGVNDSVQALQDLSERSFAAGVLPYYLHQLDRVEGVAHFEVDDIQAKALIAGLTARLSGYLVPKLVRELPGDPSKRPL
- a CDS encoding RNA methyltransferase yields the protein MSQFPVATRLRFVLVGTQHPGNMGAAARALKTMGLARLVLVAPEKPLDEEAFRRSAGAEDVLGDAPVVATLAEAVADCRFVLGCTARARRVQLEEFLPADAAARAVAKASEGAEVALVFGRERTGLTNEELQLCHAAVHIPSDPEFSSLNLAAAVQVLAYEVRMQLLGAQPVAATEPDNREQVASHDQMESFFAQLGETLDEIDFHKGRAPESAMRKLRRLFLRSEPSEQEVRLLRGILADTQRMARLAQKNGKDS